The following proteins are encoded in a genomic region of Candidatus Paracaedibacteraceae bacterium:
- the gcvPA gene encoding aminomethyl-transferring glycine dehydrogenase subunit GcvPA, which produces MRYLPHTDAIRQDMLKAIGVTSPDDLFQDIPENLLNPEFPSLTKHQSELEVDRFFKRHAANTTQAGDAPFFLGAGCYRHHIPTAVDHLIQRGEFLTSYTPYQPEISQGTLQYLFEFQTQVCLLTGMDVANASMYDGATATAEAVMMAQRITKRRQAILSSNIHPHYSDVIKTYGHHCEFDVDQNLPMPTGESEHFNITEDTACIVVQYPDFFGHVHDFTQLADTCHKTGTLLIVCFNEVVSLGLLKAPGDMGADIVCGEGQALGVGLNFGGPTVGLFATRQTYLRQMPGRICGETVDADGKRGYTLTLSTREQHIRREKATSNICTNSGLCALAFTIHLTLLGEVGLQRLAKTNHAKAIQLKEKLDKTERISVLNTSFFNEFVVRVPFSSQKFIDDAANQGLLAGVSVSRLLGKDYDNLLLLCCTEMTTDYDIDKLLTFINAY; this is translated from the coding sequence ATGCGTTACCTCCCTCATACCGATGCAATTCGTCAAGATATGCTCAAAGCTATTGGCGTGACATCACCTGATGATTTATTTCAAGATATCCCAGAAAATTTGCTCAACCCAGAATTTCCATCGTTAACAAAGCACCAGTCTGAGCTTGAGGTCGATCGTTTCTTTAAAAGGCATGCAGCAAATACAACACAAGCCGGAGATGCTCCATTCTTCCTCGGGGCTGGCTGTTATCGACATCACATTCCTACAGCAGTTGATCATTTGATTCAACGGGGAGAATTCTTAACATCCTATACCCCCTATCAACCGGAAATCTCACAAGGAACTCTTCAATATTTGTTTGAATTTCAAACGCAAGTTTGTTTACTAACAGGCATGGATGTGGCTAATGCGTCCATGTATGACGGTGCCACAGCAACGGCCGAAGCTGTTATGATGGCACAGCGTATCACCAAACGCCGTCAGGCTATTTTATCGAGTAATATCCATCCTCATTATTCGGATGTTATCAAAACATATGGCCATCATTGTGAGTTTGATGTTGACCAAAACCTCCCTATGCCAACGGGTGAATCTGAGCATTTTAATATTACGGAAGATACAGCTTGTATTGTTGTCCAATATCCTGATTTCTTTGGGCACGTGCATGATTTTACTCAGCTTGCTGATACCTGTCATAAAACAGGAACTTTATTGATTGTTTGTTTTAATGAAGTTGTCTCTCTCGGCCTGTTAAAAGCACCAGGCGACATGGGGGCAGATATAGTGTGTGGCGAAGGACAAGCCCTTGGTGTTGGTCTTAACTTCGGGGGCCCCACTGTTGGGTTGTTTGCCACACGGCAAACTTATTTACGACAAATGCCCGGTAGAATTTGTGGGGAAACAGTAGATGCAGATGGGAAAAGAGGTTACACATTAACTTTATCCACCCGTGAACAACATATTCGCCGAGAAAAAGCGACCAGTAATATTTGCACAAACTCGGGGTTATGTGCCTTGGCTTTTACAATTCACCTGACCTTATTAGGCGAGGTTGGCCTACAACGTCTAGCAAAAACGAATCATGCCAAAGCTATCCAACTCAAGGAAAAATTAGACAAAACTGAGCGAATCTCTGTTTTGAATACTTCCTTTTTTAATGAATTTGTTGTGCGCGTTCCCTTTAGCAGCCAAAAATTTATTGATGATGCCGCCAATCAGGGGCTATTGGCAGGCGTTTCTGTCTCAAGACTTCTGGGGAAAGATTATGATAATCTACTGTTGCTATGTTGTACAGAAATGACAACAGATTATGATATAGACAAGCTTTTAACTTTTATCAACGCCTATTAG
- a CDS encoding ABC transporter ATP-binding protein/permease yields MAGTQIPTKMKFNLGYLRRLWPHLWATKSSVKIRFILAFALLLISKILLLYSPLFYKSAVDILSAKYGELVVVPIFMIIAYGSARLFGQLFAELRDAIFAEVTQSAIQQIGLLVFKHIHNLSLKFHLERQTGGLSRVIERGTKAIETLLIFLTINIIPTIIEIILVAGIFAYLYGLSFSLVILTTIIAYIIFTLAITEWRISYVRRMNETDNKATSRAVDSLLNYETVKYFNNEHHELARYGNALESYKIAAVINRLGLSLLNSGQTVIITIGLVLIMIMAGSHVRDNILTIGDFVALNAFVLQVYIPLNFLGFAYREIKIALVNMEHMFELLDVPQDIQDIDNAPDIEFRSGHIQFDDISFAYEERRPILKGVSFTVPAGKTIAIVGSSGAGKSTISRLLFRFYDPTSGAIKIDEQDIKLVRQDSVRQLIGIVPQDTVLFNDTIKYNIGYGNPSAHDDELIEAAKAAQIHDFIISLPDGYNSLVGERGLKLSGGEKQRVAIARTLLKKPKIFLFDEATSALDTRTEKQIQKSLESISKKHSTIIIAHRLSTITHADEILVLDSGTIVERGSHKVLLAQDGLYKSMWERQSSKEH; encoded by the coding sequence ATGGCCGGAACACAAATCCCAACAAAAATGAAATTTAATCTTGGTTATTTACGCCGACTATGGCCGCATCTGTGGGCGACTAAATCATCGGTAAAGATTCGTTTCATTTTAGCTTTTGCCCTTCTGTTAATTAGCAAAATATTATTGCTTTATTCCCCCCTCTTTTACAAAAGTGCTGTTGATATTCTAAGTGCAAAATATGGAGAACTTGTTGTCGTTCCGATTTTTATGATTATTGCTTATGGGAGCGCTCGCCTTTTTGGACAGCTCTTTGCTGAACTGAGGGATGCAATTTTTGCGGAAGTCACCCAGTCTGCTATTCAGCAAATTGGACTACTCGTCTTTAAACATATCCACAATCTATCTTTAAAGTTTCATCTCGAACGACAAACGGGTGGCCTAAGCCGCGTGATTGAACGCGGGACAAAAGCCATCGAAACCTTATTAATTTTTTTAACCATCAATATTATCCCCACCATAATTGAAATTATCCTTGTTGCAGGGATTTTTGCTTACTTATATGGACTAAGTTTTTCATTAGTCATCCTCACAACAATTATTGCTTACATTATTTTTACCCTCGCAATCACTGAATGGCGAATTAGCTATGTCCGTAGGATGAATGAAACAGATAACAAAGCAACATCTCGTGCTGTTGACAGTTTACTCAATTACGAAACGGTCAAATACTTTAACAATGAACACCATGAATTGGCTCGTTATGGGAACGCCCTCGAATCCTATAAAATAGCAGCTGTCATCAATCGATTGGGACTCAGTCTCTTAAATTCCGGACAAACTGTAATCATTACGATTGGCCTTGTTTTAATCATGATCATGGCCGGATCTCATGTCCGAGATAACATCCTGACGATCGGCGATTTTGTCGCCTTAAATGCCTTTGTTCTACAAGTTTACATCCCCTTGAATTTTCTTGGTTTTGCTTACCGAGAAATTAAAATAGCTCTTGTCAACATGGAACATATGTTCGAACTCTTGGATGTTCCACAAGACATTCAGGATATTGACAATGCACCAGATATTGAATTCAGATCAGGTCATATTCAATTTGATGATATATCTTTTGCCTATGAAGAACGACGACCGATCCTCAAAGGCGTTTCGTTCACCGTCCCAGCAGGGAAAACAATTGCGATTGTTGGATCAAGTGGGGCCGGTAAATCAACAATCAGTCGCTTATTATTCCGTTTTTATGACCCAACATCTGGGGCTATAAAAATTGACGAGCAAGATATTAAACTGGTAAGACAAGATTCTGTTCGTCAATTGATTGGTATTGTCCCTCAGGATACAGTCTTATTTAACGATACAATTAAGTATAACATTGGTTACGGCAATCCTAGTGCCCATGACGATGAACTCATTGAGGCCGCAAAAGCCGCGCAAATTCATGACTTTATCATATCCCTTCCCGACGGATACAACTCTCTTGTTGGTGAACGCGGATTAAAACTATCCGGCGGAGAAAAACAACGCGTAGCGATTGCACGGACCTTGCTTAAAAAGCCCAAAATATTTTTGTTTGACGAAGCAACATCTGCTTTGGATACACGGACTGAAAAGCAAATCCAAAAGAGCCTAGAGAGCATTTCTAAAAAACATTCAACGATTATTATTGCTCACCGGTTATCAACCATAACCCATGCGGATGAGATTTTAGTCTTAGATAGCGGCACAATTGTTGAGCGTGGATCCCACAAAGTTCTGTTAGCCCAAGACGGGTTATACAAATCCATGTGGGAGCGTCAAAGTTCTAAGGAGCACTAG
- a CDS encoding nuclear transport factor 2 family protein, whose translation MNFNYIKKVYSLTGMLGLAGAVCASDHSIQSARQDIITSDVSVQQKSNVDLLKEMFAKGLTNMKAGRCDFEHLYSPDYRQNVDGKTLNYEQFVAHLDDLHKTLNSLKIEFLDIVSEGDKVATRHKAYGVKKNGDVVEVLVVAIFGFKNGKIISCDELTHLIKGAKEDKEIGSRH comes from the coding sequence ATGAATTTTAATTATATAAAAAAAGTCTATTCATTGACTGGTATGCTCGGGTTAGCTGGTGCTGTATGTGCGTCAGATCACTCGATACAGTCAGCCAGACAAGATATTATAACCTCAGATGTTTCAGTCCAACAAAAAAGTAATGTTGATCTGTTAAAAGAAATGTTCGCTAAAGGGCTAACCAATATGAAGGCAGGTCGATGTGACTTTGAGCATTTGTATTCACCAGACTATAGGCAAAACGTTGATGGGAAAACACTAAACTACGAGCAATTTGTTGCTCATTTGGATGATTTGCATAAAACCTTGAACTCATTAAAAATAGAATTCCTCGATATTGTGAGCGAGGGAGATAAAGTCGCAACACGCCATAAAGCTTATGGCGTAAAGAAAAATGGGGATGTGGTCGAGGTCTTGGTTGTTGCTATTTTTGGATTTAAAAATGGTAAAATAATCTCGTGTGATGAGCTAACTCATTTGATCAAAGGGGCAAAGGAAGACAAGGAAATTGGTTCTCGCCACTAA
- a CDS encoding TetR/AcrR family transcriptional regulator: MSIKKLTDRSVCCIYYIRRVKMSNTKKSNPTRQKILESAIQIFIDKGFEGTSISDIAKQAETNKSLIYHHFEDKQDLWKKAKSYLLEQYYDKTISDLETQSNRPFREFLETVITQRYIFYRDNPKIAKLIAWQNLEKTGPSLKGVDNPALSSFSSQIRDYQVKGDVRTELNPDMISYMIMMSASTPFITIPSFFLDPNQKEKNQKDYLNMLIDTLYRSFSTEI, from the coding sequence ATGTCAATAAAAAAATTGACCGATCGTTCAGTATGTTGTATTTATTATATAAGGAGAGTTAAGATGAGCAACACAAAAAAAAGTAATCCGACACGGCAAAAAATCTTAGAATCTGCAATTCAGATCTTTATCGACAAGGGGTTTGAAGGAACATCCATAAGTGATATCGCAAAACAAGCTGAAACCAATAAAAGTTTGATATACCACCACTTCGAGGACAAGCAGGATCTCTGGAAAAAAGCAAAATCTTACTTACTTGAACAATATTACGATAAAACAATAAGCGATCTTGAAACTCAAAGTAACCGACCATTCCGAGAGTTCTTAGAGACTGTTATAACACAACGTTATATTTTCTATAGAGATAACCCTAAAATTGCAAAACTTATTGCTTGGCAAAATTTAGAAAAAACGGGTCCTTCCTTGAAGGGGGTTGATAACCCTGCTCTGTCTTCATTTTCTAGCCAAATTAGAGATTATCAGGTGAAAGGCGATGTCAGGACAGAGTTAAATCCAGATATGATTAGTTATATGATCATGATGTCTGCTTCGACGCCTTTTATCACCATACCGTCCTTTTTCTTAGATCCAAATCAAAAAGAGAAGAATCAAAAGGACTATCTAAATATGCTCATTGATACCCTTTATCGTTCTTTTTCAACAGAGATATAG
- a CDS encoding leucyl aminopeptidase family protein has translation MLPMFVNKSADAVKIIFCTQDSLAGLKEGLSDSSCCWLDSLNFEAKQETLALLPNEEGKIGTVLWGIGDSKWQMAALASKLPVGVYYIDDWSGVNPELGCLAWALSQYRFDRYKITSTQTCPKLVVPENVNLEWVAAAYDAIKTIRDLINTPAEDLGPAELAEFTRGLVEKFQAKLTIISGEELEREYPAIHRVGRAAVSEPVLIDFKWSHSRPIKTLVLVGKGVCFDSGGLDIKPSSGMLTMKKDMGGAAHVLGLASMIMSMNLPVDLRVLIPAVENAISGNAMRPMDVIKTRKGTTVEIGNTDAEGRLILSDALFEASQSAPDLIIDFATLTGAARIAMGTELPALFSNNDDVANRILRNGRDCEDELWRMPLYKPYNKHLRSQIADLNNIGKSPYGGAITAALFLEHFIGKDCPWVHIDLMAWNLASMPGRPEGGEAMGILAVYNYLREWLN, from the coding sequence ATGTTGCCAATGTTTGTTAATAAATCAGCCGATGCCGTAAAAATTATTTTTTGTACACAAGATTCATTGGCTGGCTTAAAAGAGGGGTTGTCCGACTCTTCTTGTTGTTGGTTGGATTCTCTTAATTTTGAGGCAAAACAGGAAACGTTGGCATTACTGCCAAATGAAGAAGGGAAGATAGGGACAGTTTTATGGGGGATTGGTGATTCTAAATGGCAGATGGCTGCTTTGGCTTCTAAATTACCGGTTGGCGTTTATTATATTGACGATTGGTCTGGGGTTAATCCGGAACTAGGATGTTTAGCATGGGCCTTATCTCAATACCGGTTTGATCGATATAAAATAACATCAACGCAAACATGCCCCAAACTCGTAGTTCCAGAAAATGTAAACCTAGAATGGGTCGCTGCTGCTTATGATGCTATTAAGACGATTCGTGATTTGATTAATACACCTGCCGAAGACTTGGGGCCTGCGGAACTAGCGGAATTTACGCGTGGTTTGGTAGAAAAATTTCAGGCTAAGCTCACTATTATATCAGGAGAGGAACTGGAACGTGAATATCCGGCAATTCACCGAGTTGGGCGGGCTGCGGTATCTGAGCCCGTGTTAATTGACTTTAAGTGGAGTCATTCTCGGCCAATAAAGACATTGGTTCTTGTTGGTAAGGGCGTTTGCTTTGACTCGGGTGGGCTTGATATTAAACCATCCTCAGGGATGCTGACAATGAAAAAGGATATGGGTGGGGCTGCTCATGTTCTGGGGCTTGCTTCTATGATTATGTCTATGAACTTACCTGTTGATTTGCGTGTTCTGATCCCGGCGGTTGAGAATGCTATTTCAGGCAATGCAATGCGCCCGATGGATGTGATTAAAACGCGAAAGGGGACGACTGTTGAGATTGGTAATACAGATGCCGAAGGGCGGTTAATTTTATCTGACGCCTTATTTGAAGCAAGTCAAAGTGCTCCTGACTTAATTATTGATTTTGCAACTTTAACAGGGGCTGCGCGTATTGCTATGGGAACTGAACTCCCAGCCCTGTTTTCTAACAATGATGATGTGGCTAATAGAATCTTGCGGAATGGTCGAGACTGTGAAGACGAATTATGGCGAATGCCTTTGTATAAACCATATAATAAACACTTGAGGTCACAGATTGCAGATTTAAATAATATTGGGAAATCACCTTATGGAGGCGCAATTACGGCAGCTTTGTTTCTTGAGCATTTTATTGGTAAAGACTGTCCTTGGGTTCATATTGATCTTATGGCTTGGAATTTAGCGAGTATGCCTGGGCGTCCCGAAGGTGGTGAGGCAATGGGCATATTGGCTGTGTATAATTATTTAAGAGAATGGCTAAATTAA
- a CDS encoding acyl-CoA thioesterase codes for MADKFIPQNHHLASRAIAMPRDANPDGDIFGGWLVSQMDLAAGTVAALKANGRVVTVAIDGFTFHKPVFVGDEVSCYAELVKVGRTSMTIRVEAWVRRRRSNETLKVTEGVFTFVAIDNQHNPRPVEDHL; via the coding sequence ATGGCTGATAAATTTATTCCACAAAACCACCACCTTGCATCACGCGCTATCGCTATGCCTCGCGATGCCAATCCTGATGGCGATATTTTTGGGGGATGGCTTGTTTCACAAATGGACCTTGCTGCCGGCACTGTTGCTGCACTTAAAGCAAACGGCAGGGTTGTTACCGTTGCAATAGATGGTTTTACCTTTCACAAACCGGTCTTTGTTGGCGATGAAGTTTCATGCTATGCAGAACTTGTTAAGGTGGGCAGGACATCCATGACAATTCGCGTTGAAGCTTGGGTTCGTCGCAGACGATCAAATGAAACCCTCAAGGTAACAGAAGGTGTATTTACTTTTGTGGCCATCGATAACCAACATAATCCCAGACCTGTTGAGGATCATTTATGA
- a CDS encoding diguanylate cyclase, translating into MTGFSPYIYLFPTGEFFDYFSKARNIFPHLAWAMAGFLMCHTTYNPNTKYLSYLETINFILLFIAIQGIVQSFHKFELVYTWLNNFAMPLPYAIALTLVNIGMIIIWGDIRSSCKMHGNEEDRQIKFFSTSMLTQAIMSSVFFGAMMLASQNELFLRTSLEKYVELKSLVLNETINHEVFEVRRAVSAIQSHISPKNKELKKKDIPDLSILLISQDYTAAKITSKNGTVLYNSGTFIIHPKKTLPLEPNQLIQLIRDNGWHISFKLPLTVNHKIVGYIEIQKALSGLTDIINSNNKFSPSEIKVICSPSDTDLNHCLASKTSEDITWTHNAIDTFNSITPIGKAFTNFNHPKNIFVVENLKNLNLKFAILVNADELEKDLRHQMYIALPIIGLFILFFIKMLNWHILPIFRRSINAEKGAIDSARMLSDSESRIQAIIDNIGECVIVFSEDGKIDSINQIALSAFNVPPSAIKDVKLHELFSVHKEEFQNFLYTSYGQWREKKCQRHDGTEFDAQLKFKDINARQKRLFIAIIRDITEQKIYENKLTQSEKVFRNSFDHAPIGMMVLNMKNKIIRVNQALCAMLGYNDTEILGLNIKALLPEHLRDQNSLPFQKLTEIGIKNYTIESPMLTKSGKVISTVSTMTLFLSTNDEDSFFVAQIQDVTMRQKYEAELRQTNDELQNKFKELKNHTRITEELNSMNGILQACLTIAEALTPIEKFAEKLFDDVHGAVYLSTPDTGHMELALRWGEANDNVDLIKKEDCWALRRSQPYTVKDPKDQVSCYHYDNAVIEGQICIPLTAQGELIGLMTLYSVDGTFKDHIAEISRLALSFADHIALSLSNIRLRERLQQQSIIDSLTGLYNRRYFDESMKIELSRAERKNQNLSLLIIDIDHFKKFNDTYGHDVGDIVLQEVSGVLKKNVRASDIACRMGGEEFAIIMPGTTTKIAHERAEVLRKKIQRIVLKNAGKQLDPITSSIGIATYPDQANTAKQLIESTDMALYAAKNQGRNRSITADSLTSHESLKGKPEHRYKSK; encoded by the coding sequence ATGACGGGCTTTTCACCCTATATTTACTTATTCCCTACAGGCGAATTTTTTGATTATTTCTCCAAAGCAAGAAATATTTTCCCACACCTAGCTTGGGCCATGGCTGGTTTTCTGATGTGTCACACAACATATAACCCTAATACTAAGTATCTTTCATATCTAGAAACAATCAACTTCATACTTCTCTTCATTGCCATTCAAGGAATAGTCCAATCTTTCCATAAATTTGAGCTTGTTTATACCTGGCTTAATAATTTTGCAATGCCTCTTCCGTATGCGATCGCTCTGACCTTGGTAAACATCGGCATGATTATTATCTGGGGCGATATTCGTTCTTCTTGCAAAATGCACGGCAATGAAGAAGATCGGCAAATCAAGTTCTTCTCAACCTCAATGCTTACTCAAGCAATTATGTCCTCTGTATTCTTTGGCGCTATGATGCTAGCCTCACAAAATGAGCTATTTCTCAGAACATCCCTTGAAAAATACGTTGAACTAAAATCTTTGGTTCTAAATGAAACGATTAATCATGAAGTTTTCGAAGTTCGACGAGCTGTTTCAGCAATTCAAAGTCACATTTCACCTAAGAACAAAGAACTTAAAAAGAAAGATATACCTGATTTATCCATACTCCTCATCTCTCAAGACTATACAGCAGCAAAAATTACATCCAAGAATGGAACTGTTCTGTATAATTCAGGAACTTTTATAATCCACCCCAAAAAAACCCTACCTCTTGAACCCAATCAACTCATTCAACTTATTCGCGACAACGGATGGCATATATCGTTTAAACTCCCCTTAACAGTCAATCATAAAATCGTCGGATATATTGAGATTCAAAAAGCCCTCAGTGGGTTAACTGACATCATCAACAGCAATAACAAATTTTCCCCCAGTGAAATTAAGGTCATTTGCTCCCCATCAGATACGGATCTCAACCATTGTTTAGCGTCAAAAACATCAGAAGATATAACTTGGACTCATAATGCAATCGATACCTTTAATAGCATCACACCGATTGGCAAAGCTTTTACCAATTTTAATCACCCTAAAAATATTTTTGTCGTCGAGAACTTAAAAAATTTAAATCTCAAATTCGCCATTTTAGTTAATGCTGATGAACTTGAAAAAGATTTGCGACACCAAATGTACATTGCTCTTCCCATAATTGGTCTGTTTATCTTATTCTTCATAAAAATGCTAAATTGGCATATATTACCGATCTTTAGACGTTCAATAAATGCTGAAAAAGGGGCAATTGATTCAGCTAGAATGCTTAGTGATAGCGAATCGCGGATACAGGCAATCATTGATAACATCGGTGAATGCGTTATTGTATTTTCTGAAGACGGCAAGATAGATTCAATTAATCAAATAGCACTTTCCGCCTTTAACGTTCCGCCGAGCGCAATAAAAGATGTAAAGCTACACGAACTCTTCAGTGTTCATAAAGAGGAATTTCAAAATTTTTTATATACCTCCTATGGACAATGGCGAGAAAAAAAATGTCAACGACATGATGGGACAGAATTTGATGCCCAACTAAAGTTTAAGGATATTAATGCACGTCAAAAACGTCTTTTTATTGCTATTATTCGTGATATTACCGAACAAAAAATATATGAAAACAAGCTGACGCAAAGCGAAAAAGTATTTAGAAACTCTTTTGATCACGCCCCTATTGGGATGATGGTACTTAATATGAAAAATAAAATTATCAGAGTTAACCAAGCTCTATGTGCCATGCTTGGTTATAACGATACTGAAATCCTTGGTCTTAATATTAAGGCACTCTTACCTGAGCATTTAAGAGACCAAAACTCCCTGCCTTTTCAAAAATTAACAGAAATTGGTATCAAGAATTATACAATTGAAAGCCCTATGTTAACGAAATCAGGTAAAGTTATCTCTACAGTATCAACCATGACACTTTTCCTATCGACCAATGACGAAGATTCATTTTTTGTGGCACAAATCCAAGATGTAACAATGCGACAAAAATATGAAGCAGAACTAAGACAAACCAATGATGAATTGCAAAATAAATTTAAAGAACTTAAAAACCACACCCGCATAACCGAAGAACTCAATAGTATGAACGGCATACTTCAAGCCTGCCTAACAATTGCGGAAGCCCTTACCCCTATTGAAAAATTTGCAGAAAAGCTTTTTGATGATGTTCATGGGGCTGTGTACCTAAGTACTCCGGATACGGGGCACATGGAACTTGCATTACGATGGGGTGAAGCCAATGACAATGTTGACTTGATCAAAAAAGAAGATTGTTGGGCTCTTAGACGCAGTCAACCCTATACAGTAAAGGACCCAAAGGACCAAGTTTCTTGCTATCATTATGATAATGCTGTTATTGAAGGGCAAATCTGCATCCCCCTAACTGCCCAAGGAGAGTTAATCGGACTCATGACCCTCTATTCTGTTGACGGTACATTCAAAGATCATATTGCAGAAATATCTCGACTAGCTCTTAGTTTTGCAGACCATATTGCTCTGTCTTTATCAAACATCCGCTTGCGTGAAAGACTGCAACAACAGTCCATTATCGATTCGTTAACCGGTCTTTATAACCGACGTTATTTTGATGAGAGTATGAAAATTGAATTATCCCGCGCTGAACGAAAAAATCAAAATCTTAGCTTGCTAATTATTGATATCGATCACTTCAAAAAATTCAATGATACATACGGTCATGATGTTGGCGACATCGTCCTTCAAGAAGTCAGTGGCGTCTTAAAGAAAAATGTAAGAGCATCAGATATTGCCTGTCGTATGGGAGGAGAAGAATTCGCAATTATTATGCCCGGAACAACAACAAAAATCGCCCACGAACGCGCTGAAGTGCTCCGCAAGAAAATACAAAGAATCGTCTTGAAAAATGCAGGAAAACAACTCGACCCGATTACGTCATCCATTGGAATTGCAACTTATCCAGATCAAGCAAACACAGCAAAACAACTGATTGAGTCAACCGACATGGCGCTCTATGCCGCAAAAAATCAAGGACGCAACAGATCTATCACCGCTGATTCTTTGACGTCTCATGAGTCTTTAAAAGGGAAACCAGAACACCGCTACAAATCAAAATAA
- a CDS encoding TerC family protein: MDMFFYIWMGKPVWVWIAFIIIILSLMSFDLGVLHKKQQEIKIKESLWLSLFYIVFGVSYSLWIWFYMGPQATNEYLTGYLVEKTLSLDNIFIMSLIFNYFGIPHKYQHRVLFWGILGVILLRGIMIALGAALIERFEWVSFVFAGFLIVTGIKMLVMQDKEIDLENNPVIGWLKSHLKVTPKLEGHHFFVKKEGGLYATPLFLALILIELADLVFAVDSIPAIFTITRDPFIVYTSNIFAILGLRALYFAMAAIIHRFYYLKYSLALVLIFIGAKPFVAWCMGEEKIAPALSLSVTFILICSGVLVSLLKTHETSKNQR, encoded by the coding sequence ATGGATATGTTTTTTTATATATGGATGGGCAAGCCAGTTTGGGTTTGGATAGCATTTATTATTATTATTCTCTCATTAATGTCTTTTGATTTAGGTGTTCTTCATAAGAAGCAACAAGAAATTAAGATCAAAGAAAGCCTTTGGTTGAGCTTATTCTATATTGTATTTGGCGTGTCCTATAGCCTTTGGATTTGGTTTTATATGGGGCCACAAGCGACGAATGAATATCTGACAGGGTATCTTGTTGAAAAGACCTTGTCTTTGGATAATATCTTCATTATGTCTCTGATTTTTAATTATTTTGGCATTCCTCATAAATACCAACATCGTGTTTTATTTTGGGGGATTCTTGGTGTCATTCTGTTGCGGGGGATAATGATTGCCTTAGGGGCTGCTTTGATCGAGCGATTTGAATGGGTATCCTTTGTCTTTGCGGGATTCTTGATTGTGACAGGGATTAAGATGTTGGTTATGCAAGATAAAGAAATAGATTTGGAAAACAATCCTGTGATTGGGTGGTTAAAATCTCATTTGAAAGTTACGCCAAAGTTGGAGGGGCATCATTTTTTTGTCAAGAAAGAAGGTGGTTTGTATGCAACGCCCTTGTTTTTGGCTCTTATTCTTATTGAGTTAGCTGATTTAGTTTTTGCTGTCGATAGTATTCCTGCTATTTTCACAATAACAAGAGACCCTTTTATTGTTTATACGAGTAACATTTTTGCGATTCTTGGGCTTAGAGCCTTATATTTTGCCATGGCAGCGATTATTCACCGCTTTTATTATCTGAAGTATTCGCTCGCGTTGGTTTTGATTTTTATCGGGGCGAAACCTTTCGTTGCTTGGTGCATGGGAGAGGAAAAGATAGCCCCCGCTTTATCACTGAGTGTTACATTTATTTTGATTTGTAGCGGTGTTCTGGTTTCCCTTTTAAAGACTCATGAGACGTCAAAGAATCAGCGGTGA